The following proteins are co-located in the Mesorhizobium sp. M1E.F.Ca.ET.045.02.1.1 genome:
- a CDS encoding Ppx/GppA phosphatase family protein, whose amino-acid sequence MEDHDTGAGASAVGMSGASPAESAAPSAGRFSRHAGAHARHVDQRHADNQGENQKGKTRKRRKRRRGRKVFARDENGAIPVSAPAANPVSHPTQPAAATSQPPVSNVQRRPQQELPVFAALDLGTNNCRLLVAVPGRHGQFRVIDAFSRIVRLGEGLSASGRLGRAAMDRAVEALKICGEKLRNRKIRKARLIATEACRSAENGVEFLERVEREAGLKLEIIDRQTEARLAVSGCGSLVERDTRGVVLFDIGGGSSEIALIDLTRGQRSPRLANHIVSWTSLPVGVVSLAERFGGRTVTRETFGAMVDDVAVRLKAFDGRDRLAHVLASPQFHLLGTSGTVTTLAGVHLDLERYDRRRVDGLWMDRTSVDRMIEKLIGWDFHQRVANPCIGADRADLVLAGCAILEAIRGVWPSERLRVADRGLREGILSELMADDGVWRHDGRRA is encoded by the coding sequence GTGGAAGACCACGATACCGGCGCGGGCGCGTCGGCAGTGGGCATGTCCGGGGCATCGCCGGCGGAGTCGGCCGCCCCGTCCGCTGGGCGGTTCAGCCGTCATGCTGGCGCGCATGCCAGACATGTCGACCAAAGACATGCCGACAATCAAGGCGAGAACCAGAAGGGCAAGACGCGCAAGCGCCGCAAGCGCAGGCGCGGTCGCAAGGTGTTCGCGCGCGACGAGAATGGCGCCATACCGGTGTCGGCACCCGCCGCCAATCCCGTCAGCCATCCAACGCAGCCCGCGGCGGCAACGTCGCAGCCGCCGGTTTCGAACGTGCAGCGGCGGCCGCAGCAGGAGCTGCCGGTGTTCGCCGCGCTCGATCTCGGCACCAACAATTGCCGGCTGCTTGTCGCGGTGCCCGGCCGGCACGGCCAGTTCCGCGTCATCGATGCCTTCTCGCGGATCGTCAGGTTGGGCGAGGGGCTCTCCGCCAGTGGGCGGCTCGGCCGGGCCGCCATGGACCGCGCCGTCGAGGCGTTGAAAATCTGCGGCGAGAAGCTGCGCAACCGCAAGATCAGGAAGGCGAGGCTGATCGCCACCGAAGCCTGCCGCTCCGCCGAAAACGGCGTCGAGTTCCTCGAACGCGTCGAGCGCGAGGCCGGCCTCAAGCTTGAGATCATCGATCGCCAGACCGAGGCCCGCCTAGCGGTCTCCGGCTGCGGCTCGCTGGTCGAGCGCGACACGCGCGGCGTGGTGCTGTTCGATATCGGCGGCGGCTCGTCGGAGATCGCGTTGATCGACCTGACCCGAGGCCAGCGTTCGCCGCGGCTGGCCAACCACATCGTTTCCTGGACGTCGCTTCCCGTCGGTGTCGTGTCGCTTGCCGAACGCTTCGGCGGCCGCACGGTGACGCGTGAGACCTTCGGCGCCATGGTCGACGACGTCGCTGTGCGCCTCAAGGCCTTCGACGGGCGCGACCGGCTGGCGCATGTGCTCGCCAGCCCGCAGTTCCATCTGCTTGGCACCTCCGGCACGGTGACGACGCTGGCCGGCGTCCATCTCGACCTTGAGCGCTACGACCGCCGCCGGGTCGATGGGCTCTGGATGGATCGCACGAGCGTCGACCGCATGATCGAGAAGCTGATCGGCTGGGATTTCCATCAGCGCGTCGCCAATCCCTGCATCGGCGCCGACCGCGCCGACCTCGTGCTCGCCGGCTGCGCCATCCTGGAAGCGATCCGCGGC
- a CDS encoding YbhN family protein has translation MNWGRYFWPIIGIAAVVFSLWLLIHELRGISIDDVWAGIVAIAPRAWMFAALSSVVAYASLAGYDHIALLHIGRRVSWLFVTLCSFTTYALSHNIGGSVLSGAVIRYRAYGTRGLTGQDVGVLVAICWITFVLSSLLVGGLVLVLEPQIVDRFTTTPHHELAAAAGLVMLILVGVYVFCSWLHLRPLKIGSFQVHYPALPIVARQLLIGPVELLAAAAIIYFALPAAGNPGYFVVLGVFMVSFSVGLLSHAPGALGVFEIVFLAGLSHMDPVGVLAALLVFRLFYLIIPLLIGLGVVLFFEHSQYSRGEG, from the coding sequence ATGAACTGGGGGCGCTATTTCTGGCCGATCATCGGCATAGCGGCCGTGGTGTTCTCACTTTGGCTGCTCATCCACGAGCTGCGCGGCATCTCGATCGACGACGTCTGGGCCGGCATCGTCGCCATCGCCCCGCGCGCCTGGATGTTTGCGGCGCTGAGCTCGGTCGTCGCCTATGCCTCGCTCGCCGGCTACGACCACATCGCGCTGCTTCATATCGGCAGACGAGTCTCGTGGCTGTTCGTCACGCTTTGCTCCTTCACCACCTATGCGCTGTCGCACAATATCGGCGGCTCGGTGCTGTCGGGCGCGGTGATCCGCTACCGCGCCTATGGCACGAGAGGCCTGACCGGCCAGGATGTCGGCGTTCTGGTGGCGATCTGCTGGATCACCTTCGTGCTCTCCAGCCTGCTTGTCGGCGGCCTCGTGCTGGTGCTGGAACCGCAGATCGTCGATCGTTTCACCACGACCCCGCACCACGAACTGGCAGCGGCCGCCGGCCTCGTCATGCTGATCCTGGTCGGCGTTTATGTGTTCTGCAGCTGGCTGCATCTGAGGCCGCTCAAGATCGGCAGCTTCCAGGTGCATTACCCGGCGCTGCCGATCGTGGCGCGGCAATTGCTGATCGGCCCGGTCGAGCTGCTGGCGGCCGCGGCGATCATCTACTTTGCCCTGCCGGCGGCCGGCAATCCCGGCTATTTCGTCGTGCTCGGCGTGTTCATGGTGTCGTTCTCGGTGGGGTTGCTGTCGCATGCGCCGGGTGCGCTTGGCGTCTTCGAGATCGTCTTCCTGGCCGGTCTGTCGCACATGGACCCGGTCGGCGTGCTGGCCGCCCTCCTGGTGTTCCGCCTGTTCTACCTGATCATCCCGCTCTTGATAGGGCTCGGCGTGGTGCTGTTCTTCGAGCATTCGCAATACAGCCGCGGCGAAGGCTGA
- a CDS encoding GIY-YIG nuclease family protein — protein sequence MVLTAVIGLARRLKRFPNSSDLLFEGSNNPEFPNAKTIMQRWKMTELADAVRTLSERLGDSETTAYSDDYLAIARSKAPVEEDETAANESVGYVYMIRYGKDFKIGRTSSLTRRSRQIQIELPESTDLVHSILTDDPAGIEAYWHRRFASYRGSGEWFRLPKHEVAAFKKWTKIL from the coding sequence GTGGTCCTAACCGCCGTCATTGGCCTAGCCCGCCGGTTGAAACGATTTCCGAATTCGTCCGACCTGCTTTTTGAAGGCTCTAACAATCCAGAGTTTCCAAATGCCAAGACCATCATGCAGCGCTGGAAAATGACGGAACTGGCGGATGCGGTTCGAACACTGTCAGAGAGGCTCGGCGACAGCGAGACGACTGCATACAGCGACGACTATCTCGCAATCGCTCGCTCAAAGGCGCCCGTCGAAGAGGATGAGACGGCAGCGAACGAAAGCGTCGGCTATGTCTACATGATCCGCTACGGCAAGGATTTCAAAATTGGCCGGACTTCATCTTTGACCCGGCGTTCTCGCCAGATTCAAATCGAGTTGCCGGAATCTACAGACCTTGTGCATTCTATCTTGACTGATGACCCGGCTGGAATCGAAGCCTATTGGCATCGTCGCTTCGCCAGCTATCGAGGAAGCGGCGAGTGGTTCCGATTGCCGAAGCATGAGGTTGCCGCGTTTAAGAAGTGGACCAAGATTCTCTAA
- a CDS encoding DUF6650 family protein: MAIVRRGFDAIRSRLTGIGFLSISASWNPPVAQRTVILRLFNFLENRRVLYVPMHFEVPDQVDQSVIQIRNELTQILNDLPEDSPAARRVRHLRTACRRFLEDEPPDYRNIAYRLRNDFDHGSPSRWHAHGERALTPGYFVTLGELRATFGLQLSALAAEFEIDVEEDLASIFPVALDPRGEE; encoded by the coding sequence ATGGCAATTGTTCGACGCGGCTTCGACGCGATCCGAAGCAGGCTCACCGGCATCGGCTTCCTCAGTATTAGCGCAAGCTGGAACCCGCCAGTCGCACAACGGACAGTGATCTTGCGGCTGTTCAATTTCTTGGAGAACCGGCGCGTCCTCTACGTCCCAATGCATTTCGAAGTTCCGGACCAAGTTGACCAATCCGTGATTCAGATTCGCAATGAGCTTACGCAAATCTTGAACGACCTTCCCGAGGACTCGCCAGCCGCACGGCGCGTCCGGCATCTACGCACCGCCTGCCGGCGCTTTCTGGAGGATGAGCCGCCTGATTACCGAAACATCGCTTATCGCCTTCGCAACGACTTCGACCACGGATCACCGTCACGGTGGCACGCTCACGGCGAGCGCGCGTTGACGCCCGGCTATTTCGTGACGCTAGGGGAGTTGCGGGCAACCTTCGGATTGCAGCTTTCGGCGCTCGCGGCCGAATTCGAGATAGACGTGGAGGAAGACCTTGCGTCGATTTTTCCAGTTGCCCTGGACCCGCGAGGCGAAGAGTGA
- a CDS encoding acyl-homoserine-lactone synthase, which yields MITAHVVNAHNKHLYENEFDEFLRRRHDFFVHQKRWRPPSPDGRELDQFDTDAATYLLGIEDGRVVTSARLIPTSEPHMVSEVFPHMCEKSGVPRRPDWAEWTRTFVVPDKRSTGLRGTLTQLCCAVMEYALDEGLSAVGGVQETYFMPHHGALKWHAEPLGMAREENGEWYIVAYIEVNEAALASVQKILGIEHSLLVRRGTQVPFVEQPTCHNSVVLVEV from the coding sequence ATGATTACGGCTCATGTCGTCAATGCGCATAACAAGCATCTCTACGAAAACGAATTCGACGAATTTCTGCGCCGCCGGCACGACTTCTTCGTGCATCAGAAACGCTGGCGCCCTCCGAGCCCGGACGGCCGCGAGCTAGACCAGTTCGATACGGACGCGGCGACCTATCTGCTCGGTATCGAAGATGGTCGCGTCGTGACCTCGGCTCGATTGATCCCAACCAGCGAGCCGCACATGGTCTCGGAGGTCTTTCCTCACATGTGCGAGAAATCGGGCGTCCCGAGACGTCCCGACTGGGCCGAATGGACGCGCACCTTCGTCGTTCCCGACAAGCGCTCGACCGGGTTGCGAGGCACGCTGACGCAGCTCTGCTGCGCGGTGATGGAATACGCCCTCGATGAGGGCCTGAGCGCGGTCGGCGGCGTCCAGGAAACCTACTTCATGCCCCACCACGGCGCGCTGAAATGGCATGCCGAGCCGCTGGGCATGGCCAGGGAAGAAAACGGCGAATGGTACATCGTCGCGTATATCGAGGTGAATGAAGCGGCGCTTGCGAGTGTTCAGAAGATACTGGGGATTGAGCATTCGTTGCTGGTGAGAAGGGGGACGCAAGTCCCGTTCGTTGAACAACCGACCTGCCATAACTCGGTTGTTTTGGTTGAGGTATAG
- a CDS encoding LuxR family transcriptional regulator → MIDSDVFDFVERCRKHTATGPLLSDLLDTVKNLGFEHLILSGVPLGGQKLAPMVELNGWPEGWFERYVEAEHAAVDGVCIYSAKTLKPFLWSEVPAKWSDTQASRRVAGEATEFGICSGFAVPMLSVHHWQSVLSFASSQKRCNLSPRQQVQLVTMAVYAGMAIQALANDDEDGEGPLTDREKEVLLWAAAGKTSSETSQILGLTERTVKWHATRAREAFGVATTTQAVVEAVRRRLIHP, encoded by the coding sequence ATGATCGACTCGGATGTATTCGACTTCGTCGAGCGCTGCAGGAAGCACACGGCGACGGGACCGCTGTTGAGCGATCTGCTCGATACGGTAAAAAATCTTGGATTCGAACATCTTATCTTGAGCGGCGTGCCCTTGGGCGGGCAGAAGCTGGCACCGATGGTGGAATTGAACGGCTGGCCCGAAGGCTGGTTCGAACGCTATGTGGAGGCCGAGCACGCCGCCGTGGATGGCGTCTGCATCTATTCGGCGAAGACGTTGAAGCCGTTCCTGTGGTCTGAAGTTCCCGCCAAGTGGTCCGATACGCAAGCCTCGCGGCGCGTTGCGGGCGAGGCGACGGAATTCGGCATCTGCAGCGGCTTCGCCGTACCGATGCTGAGCGTCCATCACTGGCAGTCCGTGCTGTCATTCGCCTCCTCTCAGAAGCGCTGCAACCTGTCGCCGCGCCAGCAGGTGCAACTGGTCACCATGGCCGTGTACGCCGGCATGGCGATCCAGGCGCTTGCGAACGACGATGAAGACGGTGAAGGTCCGCTGACCGATCGGGAAAAGGAAGTGCTGCTATGGGCCGCGGCTGGCAAGACCTCGTCGGAAACCTCGCAGATCCTCGGCCTGACGGAGCGCACCGTCAAATGGCACGCGACGCGGGCCCGCGAGGCTTTTGGCGTGGCCACCACTACGCAAGCCGTCGTCGAGGCGGTGCGCCGGCGCCTGATCCACCCGTAA
- a CDS encoding GntR family transcriptional regulator, producing MTLDTDAPAAAVISAAPRPLSARERFERIYLILRDRICLLDYPPGSRLSEEELAQEFEISRTPVRRVLARLESEGLVQSVHGVGTIVTDVDIEELQQVYHLRLELALLVGKLSPIPRTAADLDRIRALIARCDSDMLNPDQRAFLQLNMDFFTELSGMTGNQPLREISERLYFQVARVVLKMMPQLGLVEEFTAFRREMEEVLAAAEIGDWESIGHIRRAHISMSFLRMMRHAGAASGLEG from the coding sequence ATGACGCTTGACACGGATGCCCCGGCCGCTGCGGTGATCAGTGCTGCTCCACGCCCGCTGTCGGCGCGGGAACGGTTCGAACGCATCTACCTGATCTTGCGCGACCGCATCTGCCTGCTCGACTACCCGCCGGGAAGCCGGCTTTCCGAGGAAGAGCTCGCCCAGGAATTCGAGATCAGCCGCACGCCGGTCCGGCGCGTCCTGGCGCGCCTTGAATCCGAAGGCCTGGTTCAATCCGTCCACGGCGTCGGCACCATCGTCACCGACGTCGATATCGAGGAATTGCAGCAGGTCTATCATCTGCGCCTGGAACTGGCGCTTCTGGTCGGCAAGCTTTCGCCGATTCCGCGCACGGCGGCGGACCTGGATCGGATCCGGGCGCTGATTGCCCGCTGCGATTCCGACATGCTCAATCCGGATCAGCGCGCCTTCCTGCAGCTCAACATGGATTTCTTCACCGAACTGTCCGGCATGACCGGGAACCAGCCGCTGCGCGAGATCAGCGAAAGGCTGTATTTCCAGGTGGCGCGCGTCGTCCTCAAGATGATGCCGCAACTCGGCCTCGTGGAGGAGTTCACCGCGTTCCGGCGTGAAATGGAGGAGGTCCTGGCCGCGGCCGAGATCGGCGACTGGGAATCGATCGGCCACATAAGGCGCGCCCACATCTCCATGAGCTTCCTGCGCATGATGCGCCACGCCGGCGCGGCAAGCGGCCTGGAAGGCTGA
- the ehuA gene encoding ectoine/hydroxyectoine ABC transporter ATP-binding protein EhuA → MTEQPMVRFDNVSKRYGALTVLDGLSLDIARGEKVSIIGPSGSGKTTVLRMLMTLETINDGVIWVEGEPLTHMEKNGKLVPADLAHIRRVRAKIGMVFQSFNLFPHMTALQNCIEAPITVLGMKRAEAEARAAELLNMVGLSEKKDHYPSQLSGGQQQRVAIARACAMRPKIMLFDEVTSALDPELVGEVLQVIRQLGREHDLTMLMVTHQMGFAKEFSDRVCFFYQGKICEQGSPSELFGAPKNERTRQFLHAVLEAG, encoded by the coding sequence ATGACCGAGCAACCGATGGTCCGCTTCGACAATGTTTCCAAGCGCTACGGCGCGCTGACCGTTCTCGACGGATTGAGCCTCGACATCGCCCGCGGCGAGAAGGTCTCCATCATAGGCCCGTCCGGCTCCGGCAAGACCACCGTGCTGCGCATGCTGATGACGCTGGAAACCATCAATGACGGCGTCATCTGGGTGGAAGGCGAGCCTCTCACGCATATGGAGAAGAACGGCAAGCTCGTGCCGGCCGATCTTGCCCATATCCGCCGCGTTCGCGCCAAGATCGGCATGGTCTTCCAGTCGTTCAACCTTTTCCCGCATATGACGGCATTGCAGAACTGCATCGAGGCGCCGATAACGGTTCTCGGCATGAAGCGGGCCGAAGCCGAGGCAAGGGCGGCCGAGCTCCTCAACATGGTCGGCCTGTCGGAGAAGAAGGACCATTATCCCTCGCAGCTCTCCGGCGGCCAGCAGCAGCGCGTCGCGATTGCCCGCGCTTGCGCCATGCGGCCGAAGATCATGCTGTTCGACGAGGTGACCTCGGCGCTCGACCCGGAACTTGTCGGCGAAGTGCTGCAGGTGATAAGGCAGCTCGGCCGTGAGCATGACCTGACCATGCTGATGGTCACCCACCAGATGGGCTTCGCCAAGGAATTTTCAGACCGGGTCTGTTTCTTCTATCAGGGCAAGATCTGCGAACAAGGATCGCCGAGCGAGTTGTTCGGCGCGCCAAAGAATGAGCGGACGCGGCAGTTCCTGCACGCCGTCCTGGAGGCTGGATGA
- the ehuD gene encoding ectoine/hydroxyectoine ABC transporter permease subunit EhuD, whose protein sequence is MIWDWSFTLQILPVLAHAAIISIEATLLGFVIAASLGLVLAVVRIAVPWTGWTISVLVELIRSTPLLIQIFFIYFVFPKFGLVIDAFTAGVVAIGVHYAAYCSEVYRAGFDNIHRGQWEAAIALNLSAWTTFRDIIIPQAIPPIVPALGNYLVALFKETPLLSAIAVLELMQTAKIIGSETFRYTEPMTLVGLFFLAMSLVSAALIRALERLLNRRTVR, encoded by the coding sequence ATGATCTGGGATTGGAGTTTTACCTTGCAGATCCTGCCGGTGCTGGCGCACGCGGCAATCATCTCCATTGAGGCAACGCTGCTAGGCTTTGTCATCGCCGCCTCGCTCGGCCTTGTCCTGGCGGTGGTCCGCATCGCCGTGCCATGGACCGGCTGGACGATCTCGGTGCTGGTCGAGCTGATCCGCTCGACGCCGCTGCTCATCCAGATCTTCTTTATCTATTTCGTGTTTCCGAAATTCGGCCTCGTGATCGATGCGTTCACCGCCGGCGTTGTCGCCATCGGCGTCCACTACGCCGCCTATTGTTCGGAGGTTTACCGCGCCGGTTTCGACAACATCCATCGTGGCCAGTGGGAAGCCGCGATCGCGCTCAATCTCTCGGCCTGGACGACGTTCCGCGACATCATCATCCCGCAGGCGATCCCGCCGATCGTGCCGGCGCTCGGCAACTATCTGGTTGCGCTGTTCAAGGAAACGCCGCTGCTTTCGGCGATCGCGGTGCTGGAACTCATGCAGACCGCCAAGATCATCGGCTCCGAAACCTTCCGCTACACCGAGCCGATGACGCTGGTCGGCCTGTTCTTTCTGGCGATGAGCCTGGTATCGGCCGCGCTTATCCGTGCCCTCGAACGCCTGCTCAACAGAAGGACCGTACGATGA
- the ehuC gene encoding ectoine/hydroxyectoine ABC transporter permease subunit EhuC → MGIRTLVAMLVVALAVIGVLATQASYRLFLPGLLQGALLTIEIAVIGSLLAIVMGVLAALARMYGPAPLRWLATVYVEIFRGTSALVQLFWLFFVLPQFGVTLNAFLVAVLALGLNVGAYGSEVVRGAIQSVARGQWEAGTALNMSRSQMLRRIILPQAFIAMIPPWGNLFIELLKATALVSLITLTDLAFKAQQMNQTTFKTIPIFTLVLLMYLAMSLVISIGMRLLERRASLGLARGRAA, encoded by the coding sequence ATGGGAATCCGCACGTTAGTTGCCATGCTGGTTGTCGCGCTCGCCGTTATCGGCGTGCTGGCGACGCAGGCATCCTATAGACTGTTCCTGCCGGGGCTGCTGCAGGGCGCGCTGCTGACCATCGAAATAGCCGTGATTGGCAGCCTGCTGGCGATTGTCATGGGCGTGCTCGCGGCGCTTGCGCGCATGTACGGCCCAGCGCCGCTCAGATGGCTGGCGACGGTCTATGTCGAGATCTTCCGCGGCACCTCGGCGCTGGTGCAGCTATTCTGGCTGTTCTTCGTGCTGCCGCAGTTCGGCGTCACGCTCAACGCCTTTCTGGTTGCTGTTCTGGCGCTTGGGCTGAACGTCGGCGCCTATGGGTCGGAAGTCGTGCGCGGCGCCATCCAATCGGTCGCGCGCGGCCAATGGGAAGCGGGAACGGCGCTCAACATGAGCCGGTCGCAGATGCTGCGCCGGATCATCCTGCCGCAGGCCTTCATCGCCATGATCCCGCCCTGGGGCAATCTGTTCATCGAGCTTCTGAAAGCGACCGCCCTGGTCTCGCTGATCACGCTCACCGACCTTGCCTTCAAGGCGCAGCAGATGAACCAGACCACGTTCAAGACCATTCCCATCTTCACGCTGGTGCTGCTGATGTATCTTGCCATGTCGCTGGTCATCTCCATCGGCATGCGGCTGCTCGAAAGGCGGGCTTCGCTCGGCCTGGCGCGGGGGAGGGCGGCATGA
- the ehuB gene encoding ectoine/hydroxyectoine ABC transporter substrate-binding protein EhuB codes for MFTSQISRRAVVKAAACLALAATAFTSLPAKAETTLERAKKDGYIRVGFANEAPFGFATPDGKLTGEAPEVAKAVLAKMGIKQVDGVLTEFGSLIPGLKAGRFDIIAAGMFINPKRCAEINFSEPSYGIGEAMLVAKGNPKGLTDYSSIKANPDLKLAVMAGAVEGGYAKDAGVAEAQLVTLPDQSSLVAAVQSGRADAATLTALSIAEMAKKADGVESTKPFGEVAGKSVKGHGGFGFRKEDTDLQEAFNAELKKFIGSPEHIALVEPLGFGKDYLPNKTTAQLCKGE; via the coding sequence ATGTTCACGTCACAGATATCCCGCCGCGCGGTCGTGAAGGCCGCCGCTTGCCTTGCGCTTGCCGCGACAGCATTCACGTCACTGCCGGCCAAGGCGGAGACGACCCTCGAACGCGCCAAGAAGGACGGCTACATCCGTGTCGGCTTTGCCAACGAGGCGCCGTTCGGTTTCGCGACGCCCGACGGCAAGCTGACCGGCGAAGCGCCTGAGGTCGCCAAGGCGGTGCTCGCCAAGATGGGCATCAAGCAGGTGGACGGCGTGCTGACCGAGTTCGGCTCGCTCATTCCGGGCCTTAAGGCCGGCCGCTTCGACATCATCGCCGCCGGCATGTTCATCAATCCGAAGCGCTGCGCCGAGATCAATTTCTCGGAGCCGTCCTACGGCATCGGTGAGGCCATGCTGGTTGCGAAGGGCAATCCGAAAGGCCTGACGGACTATTCCAGCATCAAGGCCAATCCCGATCTCAAGCTCGCCGTGATGGCCGGCGCCGTCGAGGGCGGATACGCCAAGGATGCGGGTGTCGCCGAGGCGCAGCTCGTCACCTTGCCCGATCAGTCCAGCCTGGTTGCCGCCGTTCAGTCGGGCCGCGCCGATGCGGCCACGCTGACGGCGCTGTCGATCGCCGAGATGGCCAAGAAGGCCGACGGCGTCGAATCGACCAAGCCGTTCGGCGAGGTTGCCGGCAAGTCGGTCAAGGGTCATGGCGGCTTCGGCTTCCGCAAGGAAGACACCGATTTGCAGGAAGCGTTCAACGCCGAGCTGAAGAAGTTCATCGGGTCGCCCGAGCATATCGCCCTTGTCGAGCCGCTCGGCTTCGGCAAGGACTATCTGCCCAACAAGACCACCGCGCAGCTCTGCAAGGGCGAATAA
- a CDS encoding M24 family metallopeptidase, producing MSGSDGFTKAEYARRLADVKHRMETAGFDLIICQDPANMCWLTGYDGWSFYVPQCVLVHLEEERPIWFGRAQDAKSARMTTGLPETNIVPFSERLVQHPVEHPYDELAGLIRARGWNRARIGVEMDAHYYTARCHAHLAGGLPEARFSNNGDLVNWARLVKSEAELALIREAGAICSNAMNRAIEKMRPGVPQNHVIAEIYHAQIMGVAGAGGDYTAICPLMPVGEGTSTPHLTWSDAPLPDSGLAIIEIAGVRRRYHAALTRTVHFGKPPAALSDMAKVIVEGVDAGLAMARPGNTAEQVEAAWQAVLRRNGLKKESRVGYPVGLAYPPDWGERTVSLRPGDKTELEPGMCFHLMAGVWLEDFGVAISESFVVAENGGERLCDVTRDLIVID from the coding sequence TTGAGCGGGTCGGACGGGTTCACCAAGGCGGAATACGCGCGGCGTCTGGCCGACGTGAAGCACCGCATGGAAACGGCCGGCTTCGATCTCATCATCTGTCAGGATCCCGCCAACATGTGCTGGCTGACCGGCTATGACGGCTGGTCTTTCTACGTGCCGCAATGCGTGCTCGTTCATCTGGAGGAAGAGCGTCCGATCTGGTTCGGCAGGGCGCAGGACGCCAAGAGCGCCCGCATGACCACCGGCCTGCCCGAAACGAACATCGTCCCGTTCTCGGAGCGACTGGTGCAGCATCCCGTCGAGCATCCCTATGACGAGCTCGCCGGGCTGATCAGGGCGCGCGGCTGGAACAGGGCGCGGATCGGCGTCGAGATGGATGCGCATTATTACACCGCGCGCTGCCATGCCCATCTCGCCGGCGGCCTGCCCGAGGCGCGCTTTTCCAACAATGGCGACCTCGTCAACTGGGCGCGCCTGGTGAAATCCGAAGCCGAGCTGGCGCTGATCCGCGAGGCGGGCGCGATCTGCAGCAATGCCATGAACCGCGCCATCGAAAAGATGCGGCCCGGCGTGCCGCAGAACCACGTCATCGCCGAGATCTATCACGCGCAGATCATGGGCGTGGCCGGCGCCGGCGGCGACTATACCGCCATCTGCCCATTGATGCCGGTCGGCGAAGGCACAAGCACGCCGCATCTGACCTGGTCGGACGCGCCGCTTCCCGACAGCGGGCTCGCCATCATCGAGATCGCCGGCGTGCGGCGGCGCTACCATGCGGCGCTGACCCGGACGGTGCATTTCGGCAAGCCGCCGGCAGCCCTTTCCGATATGGCCAAGGTGATCGTCGAAGGCGTCGACGCCGGCCTCGCAATGGCGCGGCCCGGCAACACCGCGGAACAGGTCGAAGCCGCCTGGCAGGCAGTGCTGCGCAGAAACGGGCTGAAGAAGGAAAGCCGGGTGGGCTACCCGGTCGGCCTCGCCTATCCGCCGGACTGGGGCGAACGCACCGTGAGCCTGAGACCCGGCGACAAGACCGAGCTCGAGCCCGGCATGTGCTTCCACCTCATGGCCGGCGTCTGGCTCGAGGATTTCGGCGTCGCCATTTCGGAGTCCTTCGTCGTTGCCGAGAACGGCGGCGAGCGGCTCTGCGACGTCACCCGCGACCTCATCGTCATCGACTGA